A stretch of the Chelonoidis abingdonii isolate Lonesome George chromosome 11, CheloAbing_2.0, whole genome shotgun sequence genome encodes the following:
- the LOC116815694 gene encoding lysophosphatidic acid receptor 6-like: protein MTSSNCSNSSSSSLADTVFVGFYALIFMLGLVLNLAALYIFFRCSSIRSLTTVYMKNLAVSDLLLVVSLPVRIYYYSRRPNLGDQVCEITGLLLLVNMYGSIFLLTCISWDRCMAVCFPMHPRVKALRKQAKFICLGVWLLSCAGTVPTYFTRMKEHRAMEHCFDNQPKYVTQRSVSLAMALCFALPLLVMVVCSWALLRAIHRSAAAQMELVNSAKIRSMIVANVTIFLGCFLPFHLVLICYQVDALKGETLEFSYRCTLLVASANAALDPLAYYFATETFQRMVVMDNLRKAWGLHTDSAEGQSRSQTALRQCIYLQNIMAMPNSTPLVGSPSREPQS from the coding sequence ATGACCTCCTCCAattgcagcaacagcagcagcagcagcttggcgGACACGGTCTTCGTGGGCTTCTACGCCCTCATTTTCATGCTGGGGCTGGTGCTCAACCTGGCCGCGCTTTACATCTTCTTCCGCTGCAGCAGCATCCGCTCCCTCACCACCGTCTACATGAAGAACCTGGCTGTCTCCGACCTGCTCCTGGTGGTGTCCCTGCCTGTCCGCATCTACTACTACAGCAGGCGGCCCAATCTGGGAGACCAGGTCTGCGAGATCacggggctgctgctgctggtcaaCATGTACGGGAGCATCTTCCTGCTGACCTGCATCAGCTGGGACCGCTGCATGGCCGTCTGCTTCCCCATGCACCCGCGGGTCAAGGCGCTGCGCAAGCAGGCCAAGTTCATCTGCCTGGGCGTCTGGCTGCTGAGCTGTGCCGGCACCGTGCCCACCTACTTCACCCGGATGAAGGAACACAGGGCGATGGAGCACTGCTTCGACAACCAGCCCAAGTACGTCACCCAGCGCAGCGTCTCGTTGGCCATGGCGCTGTGCTTCGCCCTGCCGTTGCTGGTCATGGTGGTCTGCTCCTGGGCCCTGCTCCGCGCCATCCACCGCAGCGCAGCCGCCCAGATGGAGCTGGTGAACAGCGCCAAGATCCGCAGCATGATCGTGGCCAACGTCACCatcttcctgggctgcttcctgccTTTCCACCTGGTGCTGATCTGCTACCAGGTGGACGCCCTGAAGGGCGAGACGCTGGAGTTCTCCTACCGCTGCACCTTGCTGGTGGCCTCCGCCAACGCGGCCCTGGACCCACTGGCCTATTACTTCGCCACCGAGACCTTCCAGCGCATGGTGGTGATGGACAACCTACGCAAGGCCTGGGGCCTTCACACCGACAGCGCCGAGGGGCAGAGCCGCTCCCAGACCGCGCTCAGGCAGTGCATCTACCTGCAGAACATCATGGCCATGCCGAACAGCACCCCGCTGGTGGGGAGCCCCAGCAGGGAGCCCCAGAGCTAG